One Bacteroidota bacterium DNA window includes the following coding sequences:
- a CDS encoding proline--tRNA ligase, giving the protein MRLSKSFIPTQKEVPSDATIPSHQLMLRAGLMRQLAAGIFSFLPLGYKVMKKVMNLVREEIDAIGGQEFHLPALSPIEIWEKTGRVEAFGDILFHIKNRPLVLAPTHEEIIGWVAANHIESYKDLPQIWYQIQTKFRNEPRPRSGVLRGRQFVMKDSYSLDATWEGLDKSYDLHAEAYKQIFTRTGLKYFIVGASSGAMGGTGSQEFMVESPSGEDTCAVCEKCGYAANIEVATSNVEKAVHVPANLQLKEIHTPNVKTIDELRDYLKVDESILAKSLVYIQNGTPHLILMLGNDQLNETKLQSVVGSNARTAHPEELAELTGADAGSIGPIGLKGFKILVDKRLENANGLVSGMNKNDYHIGNIDLKRDVQVDGYYDFRTVCAGEPCPQCNEQLRVVNAIELGHIFKLGTKYADSLDAKFLDEHGEMKPIIMGSYGIGIERIIACGIEQNHDANGIIWNTSIAPYDVHLILVNSNVENVVRTAESVYETLLQYKYEVLYDDRSNVSPGFKFKDADLLGMPLHVIVGEKNVVNNKIEIKERKNGKRHIIEINQLISFIKNFYENN; this is encoded by the coding sequence ATGCGTCTTAGTAAAAGTTTTATACCAACTCAAAAAGAAGTCCCTTCGGATGCTACAATCCCAAGTCATCAACTAATGCTTCGTGCAGGATTGATGCGGCAGCTCGCTGCCGGAATATTTTCATTTCTACCTCTCGGCTACAAGGTGATGAAAAAAGTTATGAATTTAGTCCGCGAAGAAATTGATGCAATTGGCGGACAAGAATTTCATCTACCCGCACTCAGTCCAATCGAAATTTGGGAAAAGACAGGTAGGGTGGAGGCATTCGGCGATATACTCTTCCATATAAAAAATCGTCCCTTGGTGTTGGCGCCTACTCACGAAGAAATCATCGGTTGGGTAGCGGCTAACCACATCGAATCGTACAAAGATTTACCACAGATTTGGTATCAGATTCAAACTAAATTTCGAAACGAACCACGTCCGCGATCCGGTGTTTTGCGAGGTCGACAGTTTGTGATGAAAGATTCTTACAGTTTGGATGCCACTTGGGAAGGACTCGATAAGAGTTACGATTTGCACGCCGAAGCTTATAAACAAATATTTACCCGTACCGGTTTGAAATATTTTATTGTCGGTGCATCGAGCGGGGCGATGGGGGGAACCGGTTCGCAGGAGTTTATGGTCGAATCGCCTTCCGGAGAGGATACCTGTGCCGTTTGTGAAAAATGTGGCTATGCCGCGAACATCGAAGTTGCAACTTCAAATGTGGAAAAAGCTGTGCACGTTCCTGCCAATCTCCAACTAAAAGAAATTCACACACCGAATGTAAAAACCATCGATGAACTGAGAGACTATTTAAAAGTCGATGAAAGTATATTAGCCAAATCTTTGGTATATATTCAAAATGGGACACCTCATCTGATATTGATGTTAGGCAACGATCAGCTAAACGAAACTAAACTCCAGTCAGTGGTTGGTTCAAATGCCCGTACGGCGCATCCCGAAGAACTTGCCGAACTAACAGGTGCAGATGCCGGCTCAATCGGGCCCATTGGTTTGAAAGGATTTAAAATCCTCGTTGATAAACGACTCGAAAATGCAAACGGACTTGTCAGCGGTATGAACAAGAACGATTACCACATCGGTAATATCGATCTGAAGCGTGATGTTCAGGTCGATGGTTATTACGATTTCCGAACGGTATGTGCTGGGGAACCTTGTCCACAATGCAACGAGCAACTTCGTGTCGTGAATGCAATCGAACTCGGTCACATATTTAAACTCGGAACAAAATATGCCGACTCGCTTGATGCAAAATTTCTTGACGAGCACGGCGAAATGAAACCAATTATTATGGGTAGTTACGGAATTGGGATAGAACGGATTATCGCCTGCGGCATCGAACAAAATCACGATGCTAATGGTATTATCTGGAATACATCGATTGCTCCTTACGATGTGCATTTGATATTGGTTAATTCGAATGTTGAGAATGTAGTTCGAACCGCAGAAAGTGTATATGAAACTCTTCTACAATACAAATACGAGGTTCTATACGACGACCGTTCGAATGTAAGTCCCGGTTTCAAGTTCAAAGATGCCGACTTGCTCGGAATGCCGCTTCACGTTATCGTTGGTGAAAAGAATGTTGTAAACAATAAAATCGAAATCAAAGAACGCAAAAACGGAAAGCGGCATATCATCGAGATTAATCAGCTAATAAGTTTCATCAAAAACTTCTACGAAAATAATTAA